DNA from Pelobacter propionicus DSM 2379:
CACGAGCTCCACTTTGCCACGATCTCCCGGCTCAGCTCGGGATGGAACTGCACCCCCCAGGCCCGCCTGCCGACCCTGAAGGCCTGGTTGTGACAGGTTCCGGTGAATGCCAGCCTGGTCCCGGCCGGCGGGATGGAGAAGCTGTCATCATGCCACTGAAAACTGATGAAGCTCTGCCCCACTCCGTGGAACAGCCGGTCCCCCTCCCCCTGGTCGGTGAGCATGACCGAATAGGTCCCCTTCTCCCCGTCGCGCCCCGCATACAGTTCCCCACCCGTTGCCAGGGACAGCAGCTGCCCCCCCAGGCAGATGCCCAGACAGGGGATCTCCCGCTCCATTGCCTGGGCGATGAACCGTTTCAACTCTGTCAGGAAAGGATGACGCTGGTCGTCGTTGGCTCCCATGGCGCCCCCCAGCACGACCAGCGCCCTGACTGCCGAAATTTCGGGCAGTGCCTCAGAGATGTGCAGGCCGATGGTGCGCTGCTCCACCCCCAACCGCCGCAGTTCGCCCTCCACCAGCCCCGCCGGCACATCCCCGTCGCTCTGAATGATATGGATCATCTTCAATGCACCTTTCGTATGCGCAGCAGCTGGCCCAGCAGCATGCCGATCAGTGCCGCCGCCAGACTGAACATGGCT
Protein-coding regions in this window:
- a CDS encoding type 1 glutamine amidotransferase, with the translated sequence MIHIIQSDGDVPAGLVEGELRRLGVEQRTIGLHISEALPEISAVRALVVLGGAMGANDDQRHPFLTELKRFIAQAMEREIPCLGICLGGQLLSLATGGELYAGRDGEKGTYSVMLTDQGEGDRLFHGVGQSFISFQWHDDSFSIPPAGTRLAFTGTCHNQAFRVGRRAWGVQFHPELSREIVAKWSSWSAETAARTGEFLAAFQEWEEEYLQVGRRLVENFARIAGLLPSPCRAVSKQS